The following coding sequences are from one Sphingomonadaceae bacterium OTU29LAMAA1 window:
- the truA gene encoding tRNA pseudouridine(38-40) synthase TruA — translation MTRFALTVEYDGRPFMGWQRQKHGPSVQAALEEAVFLVTGERTAVHAAGRTDAGVHGLGMRAHVDIVRAITPFRLMEALNARVRPNPVAVLDCVVVADDWHARFSCLGRAYEYRIVNRRAPLTWEAGLAWQVPQPLDDTAMAAAAAVLVGRHDFTTFRSAHCQADSPVRTLDVLTVERSGERIAVRAAARSFLHHQVRSMVGCLALVGMGRWSVDQVAEALDARDRAQLGLNAPPDGLFFVAATYPV, via the coding sequence TTGACGCGATTCGCGCTGACGGTGGAATATGATGGCCGGCCGTTCATGGGTTGGCAGCGGCAGAAGCATGGGCCGAGCGTGCAGGCGGCACTGGAAGAGGCGGTGTTCCTCGTGACCGGCGAGCGGACGGCGGTGCATGCGGCCGGGCGGACCGATGCGGGCGTGCATGGGCTTGGAATGCGGGCGCATGTCGATATCGTCAGGGCCATCACGCCATTCCGCTTGATGGAAGCGCTGAACGCGCGGGTGCGGCCGAACCCGGTTGCGGTCCTCGACTGCGTCGTAGTGGCGGACGATTGGCATGCGCGATTTTCGTGCCTGGGGCGCGCCTATGAGTATCGAATCGTCAATCGGCGCGCGCCGTTGACGTGGGAGGCCGGACTGGCATGGCAGGTGCCCCAACCACTGGATGATACCGCGATGGCGGCGGCGGCGGCGGTGCTCGTCGGGCGGCATGATTTCACGACGTTCCGGTCGGCGCACTGTCAGGCGGATTCTCCGGTCCGAACGCTGGATGTCCTGACTGTCGAGCGTTCAGGAGAGCGGATCGCCGTGCGGGCCGCTGCGCGGTCGTTCCTGCATCATCAGGTGCGGTCGATGGTCGGGTGTCTGGCGTTGGTGGGTATGGGGCGCTGGTCGGTGGATCAGGTCGCCGAGGCGTTGGACGCGCGGGATCGGGCGCAGCTGGGACTGAATGCGCCGCCCGATGGCTTGTTCTTCGTGGCCGCCACCTACCCTGTTTGA